The sequence below is a genomic window from Desulfobulbus oligotrophicus.
AGAATGCAAATTCATCGACGCATCAAGTATGCCACGGAAATTGTGAATGGTGACATGAGTAAGTTTCATATCCGCATCTCCTTTTTTGAAATCTGGCCGGTCACAGCGGCAGTGATCAGGGCGGCACGGCGTTCTCGTAGAAGTCTTATAGAGTTCTCAAGCTCTTTCTTGACATTCTTGGTCCCTTCATTCCCCTGCTTTATCAGGAGCAGAATACGTACTTGTTCTTCGATAGCGGGTATCGGGATTCGGAAATTACCAATCTGATCGCAGGTAATAGCACCCTTAGTGCTTCCAGCACCATCACTGTCACTCCTCAGGAAAGAATAGGCCCGAACTAGAACAAACCGCAGGTATTCGGCCAATAGTCGACCATCCTGTGGCTTTAGATAGGCGAGATGCTGATTTATTGTTGCATGGCGCATCAATATAGACGCCATACCGCGTGTCTTTCCCTGGCCGGTGATGCCAACCAGAACAGCAGGGGGTGAGATTATCGGCAGGTGGCATTCCTTCAAAGCTTTGTCTGTAACACCACGTGATGCTCCTGTAACGACTTCCATGTTGACGACGGAGCTGTTCATCCAAGGGAATCCTTCGTCATCCCAGTAATCTGAGTTGTCGACCGTTGGTGTCGAACCATTTCCCACCGTTGCCACGTATTTTATCGGTAGGATCTCCCAATGTGCCGGGATATCTTCCAGCCAGTCGAGGCCCGAGGGTTTGAGAGGCACGGTGGGGTCGAGGCCACGGGTGACAGCGCGGCTGATGAGGGCAGCACGCTTTTCTTCCAGCAGGGCCAGCATCTTTTCCTTTTCCGCTACCAGCGCATCAATGCGCGCGGTTTCGCGGTCGAGGTAGTCGGCGATCAGGCGTTGGGTTTCACTATCAGGATAAGGCAAGTGATGTTGGCGCAGCAGATCAGGCGATACCCGCTTGAGGCCTCCTGCACCCGTCATGGAAGCCTCACCCTCCTGCTTGAAGGATGAGGATTGGAAGTAGTAGAAGAGAAATTTTCGATTGATCTTTTTAGGCCTTATGACAAAAAGCTCCGAGCTTCCGAATCCTTTGCCACCTTCAAGATTTTGAACAACAGCAATGTTACCATTTTCAAAACAAGGCGTGACCTTGGCAAGAACAATATCGCCTTCTTCAAAGGCATTGTAAGAAGATGTGTACCTGGAAAATTTATCGGTATTCGGAAAAAAATAGCCGTTCTTAACCCTGTCCATGGGTAGAAAGGTCAATTCGTCGTCCTCTTCAAATTCACTGAAATCGACAGAGGGGTTAAGCTGGCAAACATAACGCAACGGAATGGTTTTCCAATCAATTCTTCGTGTCTTCATTCCTTCGTGTGAGCCCTGCATCTCCCTCAACTTCATCGCTCTGTCTTCTTCTGTTCAAGTTGTTTTTCAATCCGCGCAAGCTCTGCCATGTCCTCAGCATCGGCCTGTCTGGCCTCGGCAATACGGCGGTTTTCATCAAAGGTGTTGAAGCGTTCGTGGACGATACGTTCCATGGCCTCACGTGAAACACTGCCGGTGTGGGTGAGTACCGCCCTTTCGTTGAAGTCCAACAGGCGATCCACATTCAGCCGCCAGTAATCAAGGGTAAGTTGCTTACGCTCCTTTACCCGTAATTCAGCCTGTTCCAGAAAGATGACTACCAGCCGGTTGAGGGTGTCCACCTCGTCAGCAGACAGGTAGTTCTTGGCCACGATTACATCGTGTTTGCGTACCCGCGAACCGCTCCAGCTGGTGAGGGCCATGTTGGGAACATTCGGATCGACGCGAGAGACAACGATCTCAGCGGCGGTCTGCCCGGTGACAGCAAAGAGCAGTTTGTTCTGAGTTTCAGCAAAAAAGAGCCGGGCGACGTGGTCATCGGAACGGTAGTCGGAGCTGAGCGCAAAGAGGTCGCGCACTTTCTGGTAGAAGCGTTTCTCCGAAGCGCGGATTTCGCGGATGCGGGCCAGCAGCTCGTCAAAGTAATCCCAACCGCCAGGGTCTTTGAGCCGCTTGCCATCCATGACAAAGCCCTTGACCAGGTACTCAGCCAGGTGGGCGGTGGCCCACTGACGGAACTGGGTACCGCGCGGCGAGCGCACCCGGTAGCCCACGGCCAGGATCATGTGTAGGTTGTAATGTTTGGTCTTGTAGCGTTTGCCGTCTTCGGCAGTTGTCAAGTATTCCTTGACAACTGAAGCTTCAGGCAGCTCCTCTTCTTTGAGGATATTTTTGATATGCAGGCTGATGTTCTGCTTGGTGGTATCAAACAGCACGGCCATCTCGCCCTGGTTGAGCCAAACGGAGCCATCCTGAGCTTGCAGTTGGATTTGTACCTGTCCATCCTCAGTACGATAAACGATCAGCTCCCCACGGTCTGGTGTACTCACTCCGTTACCTCCCGTAACTGCTCATCAATGAACCGCTGCATCTCTTCTTTCTGCGGCAACTCCAGCAGGTATTTGGAAACGAACAACTGGTTGTCCATGCCGGCCAGCGCATATTCAACAAGGACGTGGTTCTTGCCGGTGCAAAGCAGGATGCCCACCGGCGGGTTGTCACCATCGGTCATCATGTTAGCCTTGTACCAACTGACGTAGGTATTGAGCTGGCCAAGGTTTTCATGGCTGAATTTTTCCAGCTTCAGTTCCACCAGTACATGGCATTTGAGAATACGGTGATAAAAGACCAGATCAACAAAGAAATGCTCGTCACCGATGAGAACCCGCTTCTGGCGCGCTTCAAAGCAGAAGCCGTGCCCCAGTTCAAGCAGAAACTCCTGTAGCTTTTCGGTAAGCTGCTGTTCAAGATGCGATTCACTCATCACCTCGGCCGATTTGAGACCCAGAAATTCGAAAACATAGGGATCGCGGATGTTGAAGACCGGCTGTGGTTCGGCATACTGCTGCACTTGTTTGGCCAGCTTCTTCTTTTCTAGCGAAAGTCCTGAACGCTCGTAGTAGAGGCTGTTGATCTGGCGTTTCAACTCGCGCACAGACCAGTTGCCGCGTATGCACTCCACCTCATAAAAGGCTCGTTTGGTGGCATCGTCAATGGCGATGAGCTGTTCAAAATGGGTATAGGACATGGAACCGATGAGTTTCTGGGGGTCAATTATGGAAAGTGCGGTCGCTGACCGCACAATTCGGGAGTCACGGTCTCCCGCATCCATAATATCTTTAAAATCCATTGGTTGAAATTGTGGGGGCAGTGACCGCACTATTTGTGGATAGACGTGGTAAAATCGGAGATACCAATATAGCTGGCGCTTCCCGCAGATACTCACTCCGGAACTCTGAAGCTCTGTGGAAAGCCGTCCCAATAAGTTCTCCCCATATTCAGCCCGGTCTTTGCCGTTCAACTCGTACTCGGCAATGTAATACCCGATCAGCCAGTTACGCAGGGTCAGACTGATGTTGACAGCTCTGCCAGCCTGGGCTGCCAATTTACGGTGGGCGGTCTGGATGCTGTTAACCAACTGTGCAAAGCTGGCCTCATTTTTCACTCCGTCACCTCCCGCAAGAGCGCCATGATCCGCTTTTCCACTGCCTCTAGCTCTGCATCGATCTCAGCCAGTGGTCGCGGCGGCTGGTACTGGAAAAATTCGCGGTTAAAGTTGATCTCATACCCCACCTTGCCGATGCCGCCGTCCTGTTCGTCCAGGGTCCCACGGTCGATCCAGGCGTCAGGCACATAGGGCCGCACCTCGCGCAGTACATAGCTGACAATATCTTCCTTCAGAGGGATATTCTCAAAGTCCTTCAGCGCCTGGTCGGGTTCGTACTCGACAAACCTACCCTTGCGCGTTTGGTTCAGGCCCAGCAATTCTTGAATTTCTTCCTGTCTTCGTGCCTTCGTGTGAGCCAAATCCTGGCCGGGAAACAACGCTTTGGTATCCAGAGCGGCCTCCTTGTGCACTTTGGCGATAACCGGCACAGCCTCGGGGTCAACCTCAGTAAAGGCATCACGAAAGGCTTTTTTCTGTGCTGTACCCTTGGCTCCCTTGGCCCAGCCTTCCAGATCGTCAGACAGGTCTTTGACAATCTTCTGCACCTGGCTCCAGACGCTGTTCCAGTCGTAATGCGGTTCACTGCCCAGTGCATCTTCAATGACCAACACCGCGTCGAGCAGTTCCGGGCAGGTGTTCAGGTAGCGATCCTTGGCCTCCTGAGTGATCTGAAACTTCAGGCGTAGCGGGCGCAGGATGCTGACGCGGCGGTAGCCGAAATAGGTATTATCAAAGACTTTGCTGGTCGTTGATTCGGTCAATGCGCCGTGCTCACGGCTGATTTTATTGATAGCCTTTTCATCCAGCCAGCGGCGCTTGTTGCCCAGACTGCGTTTCATCGGTGTCCAGCGCTCGCGGGCATCGATCAGCTGGATCCTGCCCTTGCGGTGCTTTTCCTTGCGGTTGCTGAGCACCCAGACAAAGGTGCCAATGCCCGTGTTGTAGAACATCTGTTCGGGCAGGGCGACAATGGCTTCCAGCCAGTCGTGTTCTATTATCCAGCGGCGGATTTCACTTTCACCACTACCAGCACCGCCGGTGAAGAGAGGCGAGCCGTTGAAAACAATGGCAATACGTGAGCCTGGTTTATCAATGTTGCCCTGCTGCCATGGCTGAAACTTGGCGATCATGTGGATCAGAAAGAGCAGTGCACCGTCGTTGACGCGTGGCAGCTTGCCCCTGTAGCCGCGAAAGTCATCCAGGCGGTCGATGGCTTTCTTCTCTGCCTTCCAGTCCACGCCAAAAGGAGGGTTGGCCAGCAGGTAGTCAAAGCGTTTGCCGGAGAACTGATCGTCAACCAGGGTGTTGCCGTACTCAATGCGGCTGTCTCGGTGTCCTTTGATCAGCAGGTCGGAGGCGGCCACAGCATAGGAGCGCGGGTTGTAGTCCTGACCGTAGACCTTGACTGTGGCCTGTTCGTTGTGAGCGCGAATCCAGTTCTGGCTTTCGGCCAGCATGCCACCGGTACCGCAGGCCGGGTCACAGATAGTGACAATCTTGCCTGCCTGGGTAAGCACCTGGGTATCAGGTTCCAGCAGCAGGTTGACCATCAGACGGATGACCTCGCGCGGGGTAAAGTGATCACCAGCCGTTTCATTGGCTGCTTCATTAAAGCGCCGGATCAGGTCTTCGAACACCAGCCCCATGGTGATGTTATCCACATGGCGGGGGTGCAGGTCGATTTCAGCAAATTGGGCTACCACTTGATAGAGTCGGTTAGCTTCTTCGAGTTTGGCAATTTCCTGTTCGAACTCAAAGCGTTCGAAGATCTTGCGGATGTTCTCGGAAAAACCGTTGATGTAATCAGTCAGATGACGGCCGATATTGTCCGGGTCGCCCTTGAGCTTGGGAAAGTCGAGCTGACTGTGATTGTGAAAGCCAAGTGGCTGGCCGTTGTCGTCTGTGGCCAGTGTATTGAGCACTCCATCCACCAGCTGCGGGTTTTTATCCTTCAAGGTATTAAAACGTTTGAGTATCATCTCCTTGGTGGGAGCCAGCACCGCGTCAAAACGGCGCAACACCGTCAAAGGCAGCATGACCCGTTCGTACTGTGGCGGCCGGTACGGTCCGCGCAGGAGGTCGGCCACAGACCAGATGAAGTTTGCCAGCTGCTGAAAATTACCAGAAGTCATGGGTGGGTGTCCTTATTGTCGAGTTGCAGCTTGCCTTGTTCCGCTATGCGTATACAAAAGACCTTGAATTGCCTTCTTGCCAGTTTAAAGAAAACCGTCTTTGCAAAATTTTCTGCTGCCTTTGCCATATTGGTTTGCCTCAATTCCTGGTGCGCCACCAAAATGCATTGGCGCCAAGCGAACGTAAATTGTTCAACGCACAATTATGCCCTCAATCTAGCAGGTGACAGCGCATGTGGAAAGCACAAGGTTGGCGATTATTCCCAAACCTTTTGCCATATTCTGCAACCAGTCCATAAGCAAAGGCCATGGAAATCAACAAACGGTGCGTGAGCCGCAGGTCAGTCCCACAGGGATGCCACTGTAAAGCAGCGCACAAACCGGATGAGATCCGGATAACAGGGATAAGAATGTGAATAATTTTGAGGCAAGAGGGAAGCAGAGTATGACGGACTTTTCAAAAAAAGTGATGGCAGTACGCTACTCTGAAAGTGACATAATCTGCCGGTGGTACGCAGCAAAAGAAAACCCATCTCTCCAGGGTCATTCTCTGAAAAGACGGGTTTGTCTTTTGTTCATGATGGAAGCACCGGGTGTTGAACCCGGACCTGTTACACCCGTTCCTGAAGGTTGATCAACAGGCGGTACGTGCAGCCCGAAACCTATTCAATCCACTCGTACACCTCGATGGTTGCCGGGTCGCACTGACAGCACCCCTTGCAGGGCGCAGCTGAACCAGGACGCTGCCGCACCTTGCCCTTGTTGACCCACACGTCGAGCAGCGGACGGACGGTTTCAGTATCGGTTTGAAAATGTAACGCCATGTCCTGCAAGGGTACGATCTTGCGTGACTGCAGGTATTTTTTTAATTGAATCAGATCCATAGCATCCTCACTGTTCTCCTGCCGAGCCGGCTACCGCACCGGGTGTTATCACAACAGCTCCGGCCTTTTGTCGTTGCCGTGAACGGCTGACCAGATACAGGGCCAGAACCACAGCTGCAAGGGCCACCAGATCAGCGCCAATGACAGTGGCCGAATAACGCGGATGAGCGGTAAAGTTAGCCACCTGGTAAAAGAGGGTGGCGGCCAGATAGGCCATAAAGGTTGTCCAGAAGCCGGCGAAAAGGGTCCAGGCCAGGTTGGTCTCCCGGTACACCGCAGCAATGGCGGCACTGCACGGGAAATAGAGCAGCACGAACAGCAGGTAGGCAAAGGCGGCACTCTGACTGCCGAACAGGCGCACCATCGAGCCAAAGGTTGCCTCACTGACCTCCTGCTCTTCGGCAGCACTTGACAGATCACTGACATCACCTATCGACAGGCCGAGCGGATCGGTCAGCGTGTCGAGCATACCCCGTGCATTCTCAGGGATGGTGGCAAAAGCCGCAGCAATGCCGCCCCAGAAATCAAAGCTCTCCTCTGCCTCGGCTTCCGCCTGCTCCTGCTGATCGAAACCGGCATACAGGGCATTCAAGGTGCCCACCACAGCCTCCTTGGCAAAGATACCGGTAAACACACCGAGCGTGGCCGGCCAGTTCTCAGCACTGACGCCAAGCGGCTCAAGGGCCGGGGTAATGACCTGGCTGGCCGCTGCCAACACGGACTTGTCGGCATCTTCGTTGCCAAAGCTTCCATCCGTGCCCAGAGAGTTGAGGATGGACAGTACCATGATCACCGGAATCAGCACCTTGCCTGCTCGGAAAAGAAAGGAGCTGAGGCGATCGTAAGTGCGCATCAGGACGGTGCGTACCGAAGGCAGGTGGTACGGCGGCATCTCCATAATAAATGGGGTTGTCTCGCCCTTGAGCAGGGTGTTTTTAAGGATAAGACCGGTGAGCACAGCAAAGCCGATACCGATCAGATACAGAAAAAACACGAGGTTCTGCCCGTTGGTGGGAAAGAAGGCGGCCGCAAAAAGGGCATAGACCGGCAGGCGCGCCCCACAGGACATAAAGGGGTTCATCATGATGGTTAGGATACGATCGCGCTCGTTTTCCAGGGTACGGGTGGCCATGATCGCCGGTACGTTGCAGCCGAAACCGACCAGCATCGGGACAAAGGCCTTTCCGGGCAGGCCGATGAAACGCATAAACCGGTCCATAACAAAGGCGGCCCGTGCCATGTACCCCGAGTCTTCCAGAACAGAAAGGCAGAGAAACATGAAGCCGATGGGAGGGATGAAGGTGGCCATGGTCTGGATACCGCTGCCGATACCGGTCGCCAGAACGGCAACCAGCCACTCGGGGGTGCCGAAACCACTCAGCAGTTCACCCAGCCCGTCTACAAAGATCGTACCGGCCAGCTCATCAAAAAAATCAATAAATATCTCGCCCATATTGATGGTGATCATGAACATCAGATACATGGCCATCAAAAAGACGGGAATACCAAACACCCGGCTGAGCACTACCCGGTCGATACGGTCGGACAGGGCGGCACCGGCCTGTCCCTGCTTTTTGATCAGATCGCGGGTCAGCCAGGAAACAAAGCCATAACGGGCCGAGGCAATGACAATATCCGCCTCTTCATCCAGATCTTCCTCGATCTTATCCTGCAGGGTCCTGACGGTGTCGAGGACTTCCTGACGCAAAGAGACCTGTGATGCCGCATGATGATCGCCTTCGAGCAGCTTAAGCGCCAGCCAGTGCGGATCGAGCTTCGTGGCTGCGCAGGCTTCCTTAAGCTGAACCGCCAGGCTCTCTCTGGCCGCCTCCACCGGCTCCGGGTAGATCAACTCCGCTGTCGGCGCGGCAATGGTTTCGACTGCAGCGAGGATCGCCGCTTTCAGCTCCTTAACACCCTCATCCTTTGAGGCAACCAGAGGGATGACCGGACAGCCAAGCCGCTCGGCCAGGCCCTTGACATCGATGGACAGTTTACGCTCGGCAGCCATGTCCATCATATTGAGCGCGATGATCATGGGCACACCCATTTCCAGCAGCTGGCTCGTCAGGTAGAGGTTGCGCTCGATGTTGGACGCATCAACGATGTTGACGATCAGATGGGCTTCGCGGGACAGGATGAAATCGCTGGCTACCTGCTCATCCAGGCTTGAGGCGGCCAGAGAGTAGATACCGGGGGTATCGATCACCACCACCTTCCGGTCGCCGTCCTGGTACCAGCCGGTCTTGCGGTCAACTGTCACCCCGGGCCAGTTGCCGACCTGCTGCTTGGCACCGGTCAGACAGTTGAACAGGGTGCTTTTACCGCAGTTCGGGTTGCCGACAACACCAATGGTAAAGGTATGAGTGCTCACTTATCACCCTCCGCAACCAGAAGCGTCTTTGCCTCGTCCCGGCGCAGACTGAGGCTGTAGTTCCGAACCGAAATCTCCACAGGATCCCCCATCGGGGCCACCCGTATTACTTTGAACGCAGTCCCCTTGGTGAGCCCCATTGCCAGAAGCTTCTGGCGATATCCCCCGGCCTTCCGGGTAAAACCGACAACGGTTCCTGCCTGGCCCACGGCAATTTCATTGAGTGTTTTTTCCACTACTCCACCTTGATAACGTTAATTTTATGCGCCATACCGCCACCCAGACCGTACCGGCACCCGGATTTTTCAATGAGCACAGCACCGCTGGGCTGCTTGTGCACAACCACAAGCGTGTCCTCAACATTGATGCCCATACTCAACAGGCGCCCCCGAAACTTGTGGCCACCACGCAGGGAAACAACTTTGACCACCTCGCCTTCACCGGCAAGAACGAGGGGATGTGAAGGAATATAACTGTTCGCCATGATCTGCCCCCAAAGGTGTTGTCTTGAGATGATGCTGTGAAGTTACAATCTTGCCCTAAAGAAATAAATTCCGGGCCACACAGGTGCACCCGGATAACGAACCGCTAACTTGCTTAGGATTACCTAAATTAGGACTACCTAAATAGCCGGTCCCGGCTCAATTGTCAACCATCAAAAGCAGGCTCATTTTAAAAATATGGGGTGTTTCAGGCGTTGGTGGATTGTTTCAACTCAATCACACTGGTCGGGATAACCGGTGAAAAGGTCGTCGGTCGCCGCATCCTGGCAGATGCTGCCGGCAATGTTTATTTCGCTGCAAGATAGCCGGACTGTGATTTTTGGTCGGCCGGAGAGAAGTACATCTGCGCGCACCGTTTACAACCAAACCGGGGCGCCACATGTTGACAAGAAGATCGATTATTGGAGGATACCGTTAGACGGCTGCATCATGAGAGAAGTCTGGGCATCGGCGCTGTCCATGGAGGCCTTAATTGCCGCATGGAGGAGATCAACGGTCAGGTCATCGGGGTGCCGCTGGAGACGGGTTGCGAGATACAACAGGTTTTCCAGCGTCTCTCCTGACAGTTCAAGGGTGATCTGTGCTGTTTTCATGCTCTCTCCTCCTGTGCACTCTTTTGCACAGTACATCATTGTGCTGGAATCTCTTCGCAGTCTGTCTTTTCAAATGCTCTTCATTATCCTGTTCAAGGACGGCACTGTTTTCCAGGTCAATTAAATGAGCCCTGGTAACCTTCCGGCCATACAACTGACAAGGTGCTCCGTCGGCAAACAGAGACACCCGGAGTAACATGGCAACACATACAATTATCAGGCACAGAAAAGTTACCGGGACTTCATTTAAAGGACAAATCAATGCGATGGCACTGCTCAGACTTTACACTCGAACACGGCGATCAGTTGCTGCACCGCCGCCACCGCCGGCAGTTCGCCATCAGCCACGCTGCGTTCGACATCCTTAATGATACGGTTGACCTCCGGATGCCTGGCAAAAACCGAACGCAGGTGGTCATCCACCATCTCATGGACCCATTTGATATTCTGTTCCTTGCGGTGGCGTTCAAACACACCGGACTTACCCGTGATATCACGGTATTTACGGATCACTTTCCAGATCTCGTCAATGCCCTCATTGGTCACGGACGAACAGGTGTAGGCATGTGAAACCCAGCCCTCGGTGGAGGGTTGCAGGTAATGCAGAGCACGCTCGTATTCAGCCCGTGCGGTCTGGGCGATCAGCTTGTTCTTGCCGTCGGCCTTGGTGATCACCAGGGCGTCAGCCAACTCCATGATCCCCTTCTTGATGCCCTGTAACTCATCACCGGCACCGGCCAGCATCAGCAGCAGAAAAAAATCGACCATGGACCGGACCGTGGTCTCACTCTGCCCCACACCAACGGTTTCGATCAGGACCACATCGAATCCGGCAGCCTCACAGACCAGCATGGTTTCACGGGTTTTACGCGCCACTCCACCTAAGGTGACACCGGCAGGTGATGGACGAATAAAACAACGCTCTTCCTTGCTCAACCGCTCCATACGGGTTTTATCGCCGAGAATCGAGCCACCGGAAATGGAGCTGGATGGATCCACCGCCAGCACCGCCACCTTGTGTCCCTGTTCAACCAGATGACAACCAAAGGTCTCAATAAAGGTCGATTTGCCCACGCCAGGCACACCGGTGATACCCACCCGGAGAGAGTTACCGGTGTGGGGCAGGAGGATTTTCAACACCTCCTGAGCCTTTTCGATATGCTGTGCCGCATTGCTCTCTACCAGGGTGATGGCCCGGCCGAGCACGGCCAGATCACCGCGCAGCACGCCCTCGGCATACTGCTCGGCATCAAGCTGCGGGCGACGATGACGAACAGCGATTTTACTCCCTTTTCCCGTGCCATTGTAGGTGCTGATCCCATCATGACCCGCTTCCACCCCATCCATTACTCGGCAGGCAAACCCTTCACAGTTACCCTCCGGAGCCCACTCCGGCATTTTGGTGTTCGATGTCATTGCCTCTCCTTATATATAAGGGTTGAAAAAGGGATGCCCCGGCACAGTGGCGCAAAGACACCCCTTTTAACGGATGCGCCTTACTCACCGTGCAGTCTGGCTTTCAATTCCTCCAGGATCTTCATCGCCGCCACCGGGATGACCGTGCCGGGGCCGAAGATGGCCGCTGCTCCGTGGTCACGCAGAAACTGATAGTCCGGGGCCGGAATGACGCCCCCGATGACACACATGATGTCCGGTCGGCCCAGTTTTTCGAGCTCTTCCACCAGAGCAGGCAACAGCGTCTTGTGGCCGGCTGCCAGCGAACTGAAACCGACAATGTGGGCGTCGTTCTCCACCGCCTGGCGGGCAGCCTCCTCCGGAGTCTGAAACAACGGGCCGATATCAACATCAAAACCCAGATCGGCAAAGGCTGTTGAAATGACCTTGGCGCCTCGATCATGGCCGTCCTGTCCCATCTTGGCCACCATAATACGCGGCCGACGGCCTTCCAGCTCCTCGAACTCCTTGGTCATCTGGATAACCTTCTGCACCTCTTCCTTCTCGCTGAACTCCGCCTTGTAGACACCAGAAATCGATCGGATCACGGCCGTATGCCTCCCCCATTTCTTTTCCAAAGCAAAACAGATCTCGCCAAGTGATGCCCGTGCTCGCGCCGCCTCAATCGACAGCGCCAGCAAATTCCCCTCGCCGGTATCGGCACAGTGGGTCAGGGCGTTCAATGCAGCCTGGCACTTGGGCTCGTCGCGCTCGGCCTTCAGTTTGGCCAGCCGTTTGAGCTGGGACTCGCGCACCGCGGTGTTATCGACTTCCAGGGTGTCGAGCGCTTCCTCCTTGTCCAGACAGTAGCTGTTCACACCGACAATTTTTTCCCGGCCGGAGTCAATGCCCGCCTGGCGGCGGGCCGCCGCCTCCTCGATGCGCATCTTGGGCAGACCGGTCTCGATGGCCTTGGCCATACCGCCCAGGTTCTCAATCTCCTGGATTAAATCCCAACCGCGCTTCATGATGGCGCCGGTCAGGGCCTCCAGATAAAACGAACCGCCCCAGGGGTCAGCCGGCCGCAGGATGTTGGTCTCATCCTGCAAATACAGCTGGGTGTTACGGGCAATGCGCGCCGAGAACTCCGTGGGCAGGGCAATGGCCTCATCCAGCGAGTTGGTGTGCATTGACTGGGTATGGCCGAGCGCCGCGGCCATGCCTTCAATGACGGTTCGGCAGACGTTGTTGAACGGGTCGCCCTCGGTGAGGCTCCATCCCGAGGTCTGGCTGTGGGTGCGCAGAGGCAGGGATTTGACGTTCTGCGGATTGAAGCTCTTGATGATCTTGGCCCAGAGCACCCGGGCTGCGCGCATCTTGGCGATCTCCATGAAGTAGTTCATGCCCTGGGCCCAAAAAAACGACAGCCGGGGAGCAAAGGTGTCGATGCTCATGCCGGCGGCAACACCAGCGCGGGCATAGTCCCAGCCGTCGGCCAGGGTGTAGGCCATCTCGATGTCCGAGGTGGCGCCCGCCTCCTCCATATGGTAGCCCGAGATGCTGATGCTGTTGTACTTGGGCATGTTCTTCGAGGTAAAGGCGAAGATGTCGGAGATGATGCGCATACTCTGCGCCGGCGGATAGATGTAGGTGTTGCGCACCATGTATTCCTTGAGGATGTCGTTCTGGATGGTGCCGCCCAGTTGCGACTGCTTCACCCCCTGTTCCTCGGCGGCAACGATGTAGAAGGCCATGATCGGCAGCACCGCACCATTCATGGTCATGGACACCGTCATCTGATCGAGCGGGATACCGGCAAAGAGCACGTTCATATCCAGGATCGAATCAACGGCCACACCGGCCTTGCCCACATCGCCGACCACACGCGCGTGATCAGAATCATAGCCCCGGTGGGTCGCCAGATCAAAGGCGATGGACAACCCCATCTGACCGGCTGCAAGGTTGCGGCGGTAGAAGGCGTTACTTTCCTCGGCAGTGGAAAACCCGGCGTACTGACGGACGGTCCAGGGGCGCTGCACGAACATGGTGCCATAGGGGCCGCGCAGGTAGGGCGGGATGC
It includes:
- the feoB gene encoding Fe(2+) transporter permease subunit FeoB; its protein translation is MSTHTFTIGVVGNPNCGKSTLFNCLTGAKQQVGNWPGVTVDRKTGWYQDGDRKVVVIDTPGIYSLAASSLDEQVASDFILSREAHLIVNIVDASNIERNLYLTSQLLEMGVPMIIALNMMDMAAERKLSIDVKGLAERLGCPVIPLVASKDEGVKELKAAILAAVETIAAPTAELIYPEPVEAARESLAVQLKEACAATKLDPHWLALKLLEGDHHAASQVSLRQEVLDTVRTLQDKIEEDLDEEADIVIASARYGFVSWLTRDLIKKQGQAGAALSDRIDRVVLSRVFGIPVFLMAMYLMFMITINMGEIFIDFFDELAGTIFVDGLGELLSGFGTPEWLVAVLATGIGSGIQTMATFIPPIGFMFLCLSVLEDSGYMARAAFVMDRFMRFIGLPGKAFVPMLVGFGCNVPAIMATRTLENERDRILTIMMNPFMSCGARLPVYALFAAAFFPTNGQNLVFFLYLIGIGFAVLTGLILKNTLLKGETTPFIMEMPPYHLPSVRTVLMRTYDRLSSFLFRAGKVLIPVIMVLSILNSLGTDGSFGNEDADKSVLAAASQVITPALEPLGVSAENWPATLGVFTGIFAKEAVVGTLNALYAGFDQQEQAEAEAEESFDFWGGIAAAFATIPENARGMLDTLTDPLGLSIGDVSDLSSAAEEQEVSEATFGSMVRLFGSQSAAFAYLLFVLLYFPCSAAIAAVYRETNLAWTLFAGFWTTFMAYLAATLFYQVANFTAHPRYSATVIGADLVALAAVVLALYLVSRSRQRQKAGAVVITPGAVAGSAGEQ
- a CDS encoding FeoA family protein, whose translation is MEKTLNEIAVGQAGTVVGFTRKAGGYRQKLLAMGLTKGTAFKVIRVAPMGDPVEISVRNYSLSLRRDEAKTLLVAEGDK
- a CDS encoding FeoA family protein, producing the protein MANSYIPSHPLVLAGEGEVVKVVSLRGGHKFRGRLLSMGINVEDTLVVVHKQPSGAVLIEKSGCRYGLGGGMAHKINVIKVE
- the meaB gene encoding methylmalonyl Co-A mutase-associated GTPase MeaB, giving the protein MTSNTKMPEWAPEGNCEGFACRVMDGVEAGHDGISTYNGTGKGSKIAVRHRRPQLDAEQYAEGVLRGDLAVLGRAITLVESNAAQHIEKAQEVLKILLPHTGNSLRVGITGVPGVGKSTFIETFGCHLVEQGHKVAVLAVDPSSSISGGSILGDKTRMERLSKEERCFIRPSPAGVTLGGVARKTRETMLVCEAAGFDVVLIETVGVGQSETTVRSMVDFFLLLMLAGAGDELQGIKKGIMELADALVITKADGKNKLIAQTARAEYERALHYLQPSTEGWVSHAYTCSSVTNEGIDEIWKVIRKYRDITGKSGVFERHRKEQNIKWVHEMVDDHLRSVFARHPEVNRIIKDVERSVADGELPAVAAVQQLIAVFECKV
- the scpA gene encoding methylmalonyl-CoA mutase gives rise to the protein MSSPDFTTIGFKPVSAPMDYQAWAAKVKKETGLTAEELAWRTVEQIDVKPLYTRKDYDALDHLSYMAGIPPYLRGPYGTMFVQRPWTVRQYAGFSTAEESNAFYRRNLAAGQMGLSIAFDLATHRGYDSDHARVVGDVGKAGVAVDSILDMNVLFAGIPLDQMTVSMTMNGAVLPIMAFYIVAAEEQGVKQSQLGGTIQNDILKEYMVRNTYIYPPAQSMRIISDIFAFTSKNMPKYNSISISGYHMEEAGATSDIEMAYTLADGWDYARAGVAAGMSIDTFAPRLSFFWAQGMNYFMEIAKMRAARVLWAKIIKSFNPQNVKSLPLRTHSQTSGWSLTEGDPFNNVCRTVIEGMAAALGHTQSMHTNSLDEAIALPTEFSARIARNTQLYLQDETNILRPADPWGGSFYLEALTGAIMKRGWDLIQEIENLGGMAKAIETGLPKMRIEEAAARRQAGIDSGREKIVGVNSYCLDKEEALDTLEVDNTAVRESQLKRLAKLKAERDEPKCQAALNALTHCADTGEGNLLALSIEAARARASLGEICFALEKKWGRHTAVIRSISGVYKAEFSEKEEVQKVIQMTKEFEELEGRRPRIMVAKMGQDGHDRGAKVISTAFADLGFDVDIGPLFQTPEEAARQAVENDAHIVGFSSLAAGHKTLLPALVEELEKLGRPDIMCVIGGVIPAPDYQFLRDHGAAAIFGPGTVIPVAAMKILEELKARLHGE